The Desulfosporosinus acidiphilus SJ4 genome has a window encoding:
- a CDS encoding flagellar hook capping FlgD N-terminal domain-containing protein, whose amino-acid sequence MSNTINATNSTTSTSSTSNTQQTNSNSTLGKDDFLKLLVTQMENQDPMNPMDNTQSIAQMAQFSSLEQMTNIATAMDTLNTNFSSYNQQSLLAQGASLIGKTVSGLDTDGTTTISGTVEAVKWLDSNPKLQVRESDGSLVDLEMSMITQVQS is encoded by the coding sequence TTGAGCAATACAATTAACGCAACAAATTCTACAACTAGTACAAGCAGTACTAGTAATACTCAGCAAACAAATAGCAATTCAACACTCGGAAAGGATGATTTTCTAAAGTTACTCGTGACGCAGATGGAAAATCAAGATCCTATGAATCCTATGGATAACACTCAGTCTATTGCGCAAATGGCCCAATTCAGCTCCTTGGAGCAAATGACCAACATCGCTACTGCCATGGATACATTGAATACAAACTTTTCGTCTTATAATCAGCAATCATTGCTCGCTCAGGGAGCTTCCTTGATTGGCAAAACGGTAAGCGGATTGGATACGGATGGAACCACAACAATCAGTGGAACCGTTGAAGCTGTGAAATGGCTGGACAGTAATCCCAAACTTCAGGTTCGCGAATCAGACGGC